A stretch of the Macaca mulatta isolate MMU2019108-1 chromosome 16, T2T-MMU8v2.0, whole genome shotgun sequence genome encodes the following:
- the CLEC10A gene encoding C-type lectin domain family 10 member A isoform X2, with translation MTYENFQDLESEEKVQGVRNGLPPPQSLLQRLRSGPGLLLLSLGLGLLLLVIICVVGSQNSKFQRDLVTLRTDFSNFTSNTVAEIQALTSQGSSVEEMIASLKAEVEVIKQEQQAVHSEMLLRVQRLMQDLNKLTCQVATLKNNASTERTCCPINWVEHQDSCYWFSRSGMPWAEAEKHCQLENAHLVVINSREEQNFVQEHLSFAYTWMGLSDREGAWKWVDGTDYETGFQNWKPGQPDDWQGHGLGGGEDCAHFHPDGRWNDDVCQRPYYWVCEAGLTQASQESH, from the exons ATGACATATGAAAACTTCCAAGACTTGGAGAGTGAGGAGAAAGTCCAAGGGGTTAGAAATG GGCTGCCTCCTCCCCAGTCCCTCCTGCAGCGTCTCCGCTCTGGGCCCGGCCTCCTCCTGCTGTCCCTGGGCCTTGGTCTCCTGCTGCTGGTCATCATCTGTGTGGTTGGATCCCAAA ATTCCAAATTTCAGAGGGACCTGGTGACCCTGAGAACAGATTTTAGCAACTTCACCTCAAACACTGTGGCTGAGATCCAGGCACTGACTTCCCAGG GCAGCAGCGTGGAAGAAATGATAGCGTCTCTGAAAGCTGAGGTGGAGGTTATCAAGCAGGAACAGCAGGCAG TTCATTCTGAAATGCTCCTGCGAGTCCAGCGGCTGATGCAAGACCTGAATAAACTGACCTGTCAGGTGGCTACTCTCAAGAACAATG CCTCTACTGAAAGGACCTGCTGCCCCATCAACTGGGTGGAGCACCAAGACAGCTGCTACTGGTTCTCTCGCTCTGGGATGccctgggctgaggctgagaagcACTGCCAGCTGGAGAACGCCCACCTGGTGGTCATCAACTCCAGGGAGGAGCAG aattttgTCCAGGAACATCTAAGCTTCGCATACACCTGGATGGGCCTCAGTGACCGTGAAGGAGCCTGGAAGTGGGTGGATGGAACAGACTATGAGACCGGCTTCCA GAACTGGAAGCCAGGCCAGCCAGACGACTGGCAGGGGCACGGGCTGGGCGGAGGCGAGGACTGTGCCCACTTCCACCCAGACGGCAGGTGGAATGACGACGTCTGCCAGAGGCCCTACTACTGGGTCTGCGAGGCTGGTCTGACCCAGGCCAGTCAGGAGAGTCACTGA
- the CLEC10A gene encoding C-type lectin domain family 10 member A isoform X1 encodes MTYENFQDLESEEKVQGVRNGLPPPQSLLQRLRSGPGLLLLSLGLGLLLLVIICVVGSQNSKFQRDLVTLRTDFSNFTSNTVAEIQALTSQGSSVEEMIASLKAEVEVIKQEQQAVHSEMLLRVQRLMQDLNKLTCQVATLKNNGEEASTERTCCPINWVEHQDSCYWFSRSGMPWAEAEKHCQLENAHLVVINSREEQNFVQEHLSFAYTWMGLSDREGAWKWVDGTDYETGFQNWKPGQPDDWQGHGLGGGEDCAHFHPDGRWNDDVCQRPYYWVCEAGLTQASQESH; translated from the exons ATGACATATGAAAACTTCCAAGACTTGGAGAGTGAGGAGAAAGTCCAAGGGGTTAGAAATG GGCTGCCTCCTCCCCAGTCCCTCCTGCAGCGTCTCCGCTCTGGGCCCGGCCTCCTCCTGCTGTCCCTGGGCCTTGGTCTCCTGCTGCTGGTCATCATCTGTGTGGTTGGATCCCAAA ATTCCAAATTTCAGAGGGACCTGGTGACCCTGAGAACAGATTTTAGCAACTTCACCTCAAACACTGTGGCTGAGATCCAGGCACTGACTTCCCAGG GCAGCAGCGTGGAAGAAATGATAGCGTCTCTGAAAGCTGAGGTGGAGGTTATCAAGCAGGAACAGCAGGCAG TTCATTCTGAAATGCTCCTGCGAGTCCAGCGGCTGATGCAAGACCTGAATAAACTGACCTGTCAGGTGGCTACTCTCAAGAACAATGGTGAGGAAG CCTCTACTGAAAGGACCTGCTGCCCCATCAACTGGGTGGAGCACCAAGACAGCTGCTACTGGTTCTCTCGCTCTGGGATGccctgggctgaggctgagaagcACTGCCAGCTGGAGAACGCCCACCTGGTGGTCATCAACTCCAGGGAGGAGCAG aattttgTCCAGGAACATCTAAGCTTCGCATACACCTGGATGGGCCTCAGTGACCGTGAAGGAGCCTGGAAGTGGGTGGATGGAACAGACTATGAGACCGGCTTCCA GAACTGGAAGCCAGGCCAGCCAGACGACTGGCAGGGGCACGGGCTGGGCGGAGGCGAGGACTGTGCCCACTTCCACCCAGACGGCAGGTGGAATGACGACGTCTGCCAGAGGCCCTACTACTGGGTCTGCGAGGCTGGTCTGACCCAGGCCAGTCAGGAGAGTCACTGA